GAGAGCTTGGAAAAGATCGGCATCAAGTCGCCAAAGAGCTACGCAGCCTCAACGATCGAGCAGGCTGTGCGCGCAGCGAGAGAGATCGGCTACCCTGTGATGATGCGCGCCGGCTTCTCCCTTGGCGGCCTCGGCTCAGGAAGAATTTCAGATGAGGCAGAACTTAAATACCGCGCAAAAGAGGCGCTCAGCGGCGCTCCTCAGATTCTCATCGAAGAGTATCTCACGGGCTGGAAGGAGCTCGAGTATGAGATCGTCCGCGACGCCTACGACAACGCGGTGACGATCTGCAACATGGAGAACATCGATCCGATGGGAATCCATACCGGAGAGAGCATCGTGGTCGCTCCCTCGCAGACGCTCACCAATCAGGAGTACCACTCTCTTCGCGAGATCGCAATCCGCGCCGCGCGCAACTTTAATATCGTGGGCGAGTGCAACATTCAGTACGCACTCAATCCGGCAAATGGCGACTACCGCGTGATCGAGATGAATGCGCGCCTGTCGCGCTCTTCTGCTCTCGCCTCAAAAGCAACGGGCTACCCTCTCGCCTTTGTCGCAGCTAAACTGGCTCTCGGCTTCCGTCTTTCCGACATTAAAAATACGATTACAAAAAAGACGTGCGCCTTCTTCGAGCCCGCTCTCGACTATATCGTCGTGAAGGTGCCTAGATGGGATACGCACAAGCTGAGATCTGCAGAGAGAACGATCGGCAGCGAGATGAAGAGCGTGGGCGAGGTGATGGCAATCGGCAGATCCTTCCCTGAGGCGATTCAGAAAGCGGTACGCATGCTCAACATCGGCGCCTCTTCGATCTCCGACTATCCGCACCCGATCGAAGATGCAAAGAAAGAGATCTCCCAAGCAACCGACAGGCGCCTCTTCGCTCTCTACAAATTTTTCAGAGAGGGCGGAAGCGTTGATGAAGCGGCGCGCCTCTCCCATATCGACCGCTGGTTCCTCCATCAGATCCATGCGCTAAGCCTCTGTGAGAAGAAGATCGAGAAGCAGCCTCTATCAAAAGAGCTGCTGCTAGAAGCCAAAAAGTCGGGATTCTCCGACCGCACGATCGCAAAGCTTAAGAAGCTGCCTGAAGAGAGCGTCCGCAAGCAGCGCATAAAGATGGGCGTCATCCCCTTCATCAAGCAGATCGACACCCTCGCAGGAGAGTTTAAAGCAGAAACCAACTACCTCTATCTCACCTACCATGCACAGCTGCACGATATCGCCCCCTCTACTAAACGCCCCGTTGTGGTTCTAGGTTCCGGCCCCTACTCGATCGGCTCTTCGGTGGAGTTCGACTGGTGCGCAGTGAACACAGCGCGCGCCTTGAGAAAGTTGAAAGAGCAGACGATCATCATCAACTCCAACCCTGAAACGGTCTCCACAGATTACGACGAGTCTGATCGCCTCTATTTCGAGGAGCTCTCGCTCGAACGGGTAAGAGATATCGCCGATTTTGAGAGGCCCAAAGGAGTCATCGTTTCGGTAGGTGGTCAGATCGCAAACAATCTGGCGATGCCGCTTCACGAGGCTGGCTACCCTCTTCTGGGAACCTCCGCCACCTCGATCGATATCGCAGAGAATCGGCAGAAGTTCTCAGCCCTCTTGCAGAAGCTAAAAATAGATCAGCCCCACTGGGAGAAGGTCACCTCGCTCGACAATGCGAAGAAGTTCGCTGAGAAGGTGGGCTACCCGCTTCTCATCCGCCCCTCCTACGTCCTCTCTGGCTCTGCGATGAACGTGGTTGCAACAGAGCAGGAGCTAACCCACTACCTAAAAGAGGCGCTCCGCATCTCTCCAGACCACCCCGTCGTGATCTCGCAGTTTATCACCGATGCGAAAGAGCT
This window of the Chlamydiales bacterium genome carries:
- the carB gene encoding carbamoyl-phosphate synthase (glutamine-hydrolyzing) large subunit, translated to MKKTPLKKVLLLGSGGLRIGQAGEFDYSGSQAIKALKEEKISCVLVNPNIATVQTDAMMADEVYLQPLSVPVVTRIIEKEKPDGVLLGFGGQTALNLGLKLEELGVFKKHGVRVLGTSVNSIRMTEDRELFKESLEKIGIKSPKSYAASTIEQAVRAAREIGYPVMMRAGFSLGGLGSGRISDEAELKYRAKEALSGAPQILIEEYLTGWKELEYEIVRDAYDNAVTICNMENIDPMGIHTGESIVVAPSQTLTNQEYHSLREIAIRAARNFNIVGECNIQYALNPANGDYRVIEMNARLSRSSALASKATGYPLAFVAAKLALGFRLSDIKNTITKKTCAFFEPALDYIVVKVPRWDTHKLRSAERTIGSEMKSVGEVMAIGRSFPEAIQKAVRMLNIGASSISDYPHPIEDAKKEISQATDRRLFALYKFFREGGSVDEAARLSHIDRWFLHQIHALSLCEKKIEKQPLSKELLLEAKKSGFSDRTIAKLKKLPEESVRKQRIKMGVIPFIKQIDTLAGEFKAETNYLYLTYHAQLHDIAPSTKRPVVVLGSGPYSIGSSVEFDWCAVNTARALRKLKEQTIIINSNPETVSTDYDESDRLYFEELSLERVRDIADFERPKGVIVSVGGQIANNLAMPLHEAGYPLLGTSATSIDIAENRQKFSALLQKLKIDQPHWEKVTSLDNAKKFAEKVGYPLLIRPSYVLSGSAMNVVATEQELTHYLKEALRISPDHPVVISQFITDAKELEVDGIAQNGEIVIEAMTEHIENAGVHSGDATVVLPPQRLYLETIRRAKKITQEIVKNLAITGPFNMQFIAKNNALQVIECNVRASRSFPFVSKVTDNNFIEISTQVMMKKHKPKHYETLELSYVGVKAPQFSYQRLKGADPVAHVEMASTGEVACLGGDLLEAFFSSWLATDQKTPKKRLLVSIGGDKKVKLLDQLRILEEKGWELYATEGTHDYLSKHGIASICLYKASERIEPNVMTLIAGREIDLIINIPRTTGTNHRTDGYKIRRLSIDHHLPLITNLQIAQIFLQCLGELNPEKIPVRSWREYLEL